One window of Populus nigra chromosome 5, ddPopNigr1.1, whole genome shotgun sequence genomic DNA carries:
- the LOC133693902 gene encoding microtubule-associated protein RP/EB family member 1C-like, whose amino-acid sequence MASNIGMMDSAYFVGRSEILCWINSTLQLNLSKVEEACSGAVHCQLMDSVHPGMVPMHKVNFDAKNEYEMIQNYKVLQDVFNKLKITKYIEVSKLVKGRPLDNLEFMQWMKRYCDSVNGGLVNYNPLERREACKGGKEASKKCPQSQASSKGSTAAPKVQSSHNARRNDVSSSNQSVKASKPSCPVPAYDAQITELKLSVDSLEKERDFYFAKLRDIEILCQSPGIENLPVVAAMKRILYSTDDDASVLAEAQAMVSLHQKEAEYLSPIAEVSTEEKENSDPQKRKNIVNLGVDAVGISTLSPRQRLSDAADVRCSGSPLMTY is encoded by the exons ATTCGGCTTATTTCGTAGGCAGATCTGAGATCCTCTGTTGGATTAACTCCACGCTTCAACTCAATCTGTCCAAAGTCGAAGAA GCATGCTCTGGTGCGGTGCACTGTCAGTTAATGGATTCGGTTCATCCAGGAATGGTGCCGATGCACAAAGTCAATTTCGACGCCAAAAACGAGTACGAAATGATTCAAAACTATAAGGTCCTTCAGGATGTGTTTAACAAGCTGAAGATCACTAAG tatATAGAGGTGAGTAAGCTGGTGAAAGGCAGGCCGCTTGATAACTTGGAGTTTATGCAGTGGATGAAGCGATATTGTGATTCTGTCAACGGAGGACTTGTcaa TTACAATCCACTGGAAAGGAGAGAAGCTTGCAAGGGAGGGAAAGAAGCAAGCAAGAAATGTCCACAGTCTCAAGCTTCAAGCAAGGGATCCACAGCTGCTCCCAAAGTTCAGTCCTCTCACAATGCTCGAAGGAATGATGTGTCCTCTTCAAATCAATCTGTGAAGGCTTCTAAACCTTCTTGTCCAGTGCCTGCATATGATGCACAG ATCACCGAGTTGAAGTTGTCAGTGGATAGCCTTGAGAAGGAGAGGGACTTTTACTTTGCAAAGCTGAGAGATATTGAGATTTTGTGTCAGAGCCCTGGGATTGAAAACCTACCA GTTGTTGCAGCGATGAAGAGAATCCTTTATTCTACTGACGATGATGCATCAGTATTGGCAGAAGCTCAAGCCATGGTGTCACTTCACCAGAAGGAAGCAGAGTACTTGAGTCCCATTGCTGAGGTATCAACAGAGGAAAAGGAGAATTCAGATCCtcaaaagagaaagaacatTGTCAATCTTGGTGTTGATGCTGTAGGCATCTCAACATTGTCACCGAGGCAAAGGCTTTCTGATGCTGCAGATGTCCGTTGTAGTGGGTCACCCCTCATGACATACTGA
- the LOC133693651 gene encoding ADP-ribosylation factor 1-like: MGMAISRLVKLLFARKEMRILMVGLDAAGKTTILYKLKLGEIVTTIPTIGFNVETVEYKNVSFTVWDVGGQDKIRPLWRHYFQNTQGLIFVVDSNDRERVTEARDELHRMLSEDELRDATLLIFANKQDLPNAMSVSEITDKLGLHSLRQRRWYIQAACATSGQGLYEGLDWLSSNISSKA, translated from the exons ATGGGAATGGCAATATCTAGACTCGTGAAGTTACTCTTTGCAAGGAAAGAAATGAGGATCCTGATGGTGGGTCTAGATGCTGCAGGGAAAACAACTATCCTCTACAAGTTGAAGCTTGGAGAGATTGTTACTACCATACCTACAATAG GGTTCAACGTGGAAACTGTTGAATACAAAAACGTTAGTTTCACTGTCTGGGATGTTGGAGGACAGGATAAG ATTCGACCGTTATGGAGACACTACTTCCAGAACACCCAGGGCCTTATATTTGTGGTGGATAGCAATGACAGAGAAAGGGTTACAGAAGCCAGAGATGAGCTTCATCGAATGCTGAGCGAG GATGAACTGCGTGATGCGACACTGCTTATTTTTGCCAATAAGCAAGACCTTCCAAATGCTATGAGTGTCTCAGAAATCACTGATAAGCTTGGTTTGCACTCTTTGCGCCAGCGTCGTTG GTACATTCAGGCTGCTTGCGCCACCTCTGGCCAAGGACTATACGAAGGTCTTGATTGGCTGTCAAGCAATATCTCTAGCAAG GCATGA